In Meleagris gallopavo isolate NT-WF06-2002-E0010 breed Aviagen turkey brand Nicholas breeding stock chromosome 2, Turkey_5.1, whole genome shotgun sequence, the following are encoded in one genomic region:
- the LOC104909839 gene encoding tubulin epsilon chain-like has translation MFSDAFSRDHQLIRADPKHSLYLACALLVRGNVQVSDLRRNIERLKPSLHFVSWNQEGWKTSLCSVPPVGHSHSLLALANNTCVKPTFMELKDRFMKLYKKKAHLHHYLQVDGMEQGCFSEAISSLSDLIEEYNELDATKGGLRTAPSRLKIAV, from the exons ATGTTTTCAGACGCTTTTAGTAGAGATCATCAATTAATTCGAGCAGATCCAAAGCATAGCCTCTACCTTGCTTGTGCACTTCTTGTTCGAGGAAATGTGCAGGTCTCGGACCTTCGCAGAAACATTGAAAG GTTGAAGCCTTCTCTGCACTTTGTATCATGGAATCAGGAAGGCTGGAAAACTAGTTTGTGTTCTGTACCTCCTGTGGGCCATTCCCATTCCCTTCTAGCTTTAGCAAACAACACCTGTGTGAAACCAACTTTTATGGAACTCAAAGACAGATTCATGAAGCTCTACAAGAAAAAG GCTCATCTTCACCACTATCTGCAAGTAGATGGGATGGAGCAAGGCTGTTTTTCTGAAGCCATATCGTCCTTGTCTGACCTAATAGAAGAGTATAACGAACTGGATGCCACAAAAGGTGGGCTTAGAACAGCCCCATCAAGACTGAAGATAGCTGTGTAA
- the CCN6 gene encoding cellular communication network factor 6 has protein sequence MITVGTASHYQSLVASHFSGSCNLRSFILCCTSYAENMQLLMHPTVCKFLCRAQAHRPQPRPGEKRPECSEAQPRTELCRWPCQCPPVPTCSPGVSLMKDGCGCCKACAKQAGEVCNEVDICDPHKGLYCDYSQDEPRYETGVCAYLVAVGCELNGIYYLNGQTFQPNPLYKCLCISGAIGCTPVFTPKLAASPCSSGTGRKKTGQRVCGPGQNKQLQSINYRRMSAYRNLPLVLKKKCLVQATPWTPCSRTCGIGISSRVTNENKKCEMKKERRLCFIQPCLTNILKTIKIPKGKTCQPTFQLPRAEKLFFSGCSTTQSYKFTFCGVCMDKRCCVPNKSKMITLQFECPNEGFFKWKMMWITSCVCQRICSDPGDIFSELKIL, from the exons ATGATCACTGTTGGAACTGCTTCCCACTACCAAAGTCTTGTAGCATCTCACTTTTCTGGATCCTGCAACCTTAGGAGCTTTATTTTATGCTGTACCAGCTATGCAGAGAACATGCAGCTCTTAATGCATCCCACTGTATGTAAGTTTCTCTGCAGGGCGCAAGCCCATCGCCCACAGCCAAGGCCTGGTGAAAAACGTCCAGAGTGCAGCGAGGCCCAGCCACGCACCGAGCTGTGCCGCTGGCCCTGCCAGTGCCCACCAGTGCCCACCTGCAGCCCCGGGGTGAGCCTGATGAAggatggctgtggctgctgcaaaGCCTGTGCCAAGCAGGCTGGAGAAGTCTGCAATGAGGTGGACATCTGTGATCCCCACAAGGGTCTCTACTGCGACTACTCGCAGGATGAGCCTAGGTATGAAACAGGCGTGTGTGCAT ATCTGGTTGCTGTAGGATGTGAGCTCAATGGCATTTACTATCTCAATGGGCAGACTTTCCAGCCTAACCCACTTTATAAGTGCCTGTGTATCAGTGGTGCGATCGGATGTACTCCTGTATTCACACCAAAATTAGCAGCAAGTCCCTGCTCCAGTGGCACGGGTAGGAAGAAGACTGGACAAAGGGTATGTGGCCCTGGACAGAACAAGCAGCTTCAATCAATCAACTACAGGCGGATGTCAG CTTACAGAAACTTACCActagttttaaagaaaaagtgcCTGGTGCAGGCAACTCCTTGGACACCGTGTTCCAGGACCTGTGGCATTGGTATATCCAGCAGAGTGACCAACGAAAAcaagaaatgtgaaatgaaaaaagagaggagattatGCTTCATCCAGCCTTGTCTGACCAATATCCTGAAGACAATAAAG attccaaaaggaaaaacatgccAACCAACATTCCAGCTTCCTAGAGCAGAGAAACTATTTTTCTCTGGATGTTCAACAACACAAAGCTATAAGTTCACTTTCTGTGGGGTATGTATGGACAAGAGGTGCTGTGTACCCAATAAGTCCAAAATGATCACTCTCCAGTTTGAGTGTCCCAATGAAGGTTTCTTCAAGTGGAAGATGATGTGGATAACATCTTGTGTATGCCAGAGGATTTGCAGTGATCCAGGAGATATATTTTCTGAACTCAAAATTTTATGA